Genomic DNA from Spirochaeta cellobiosiphila DSM 17781:
TAGTATAATAACTTGGCTGTTGTAATTGAGTAGATAATTTTATCTCTACTCTGATACTATCACGACTACCATCCTTAATATCTCCATATTTAAATCCCAAGTTATTCATTTGTTGTGTGAAATTGTTGAAATCACCAATACGTGGAATTATACAGCCAGCAGAATAAGGTTTTCCAATTGAACTATAAGGTGCATCTGAAATCCAATTCTTAGCATCAGGATGCAGATAATAATCATCTTTCAAAATTAGGAAATCTTTATACCAACCATTTATTCCTTCATCATCATTGTGATCAGTTAATTGAGCATCAAACACCTGTTGCTATAGTATCCTCTAGTCACAGTTATATCAGTATTCTCCAAAACCCAATCACTATCGTACTTAATTGCATATCTTTTTAAATTCTCTCTTAGTGATTGCTACTTAACAGCTTCCTTAATCCTATTTGGAATTCCTTCTTCTCTTTGAATTTCCTCAAACTCTTCGGCGTTACACACCGAACAGATGGGGGTCCCCTGGCAACTCCCCTGGGTCTACGGTTCCATTACAGATCGTCCTGATCTTCCATCGACCAAACATGCAATTATCATCGGCCGGACATCCCTGTCCTCTGTTCGTTACAAGTCATTTCATGACTTTCCACATGATAATTGTATGTTTGGCCGACCTCCGGCCCGGGAGATTCAGATCTGTTAAGGCTTCCTTTTAACTCGTCCCAGAACTCGGCTACTTTCAATCCTCAAGGCTCTAGGGAAAAGGACAAAACCCTCTTGGCAGAAGAAGGTACTAAGCCATAGCATTTTGAAAGGGCTTTTCAAACTTTTTGAATGGGCCTTTCGAGATTTTTTAAAGGGCCTTTCAATTTTCTTTATTAATAGGCAATCGTCAGATTAGTGACTTCCTATCCATAGGCTCTAGGGCCTGCCCCTCAAAAGTTGACCAAATGTATCGTTTGGTCAACAGCACGGCCAGGACAAATAAAGCCCAGAATGACAGGGAGGTCATACTGGGTTTGATTAACAATAATAGTCATCTTTTAGTTCAATTCGCCGTGATGCGAGCGCAGAGGTAAATCAAGTCCCTTCACAGATAAGATATCTTATCTGGGGAGGGGCGCTCCTGGTTCGGTAGAATCAGGATGATTTGTCTTGGAGCGATGCTTTTTGAGGATCTAATACATAGTTCTACTTTATTTTGTAAGTGTTCCTTCCCACAATCTGGTCGCAATCAACCTCACTGGAGAGATGAATATGATTATAAAAATTAGTAAGTACCAGATTCATAGACTATTATTGAAAAATGTTCTTAACCACATCGAATTAAATGTTCGAAAGAACACCCTTACAGTGGATTTTTATTCCAAAGAAATCATAGAAGAAGCCTCAGATTAACCATGGAGCTTTGCACAGGAGATATTACGTCTCAGTCTATTATAACTTTACTTTTTAAATGATTAGGCAAGTGACTTATTAACTCTTGGAGGTCCGGTTCATAAATATTAAACTTTTCAAATATATTCTTATTCTTTAAACCTAATACCCCCAATGGAATATAATTGTCATTCGTAGCGTAATATCCCCATTTCGCACTATTGGAGAATACAAAATATTCTCTTTCCGAAAAATTAATAACAAAAGAAGATATATAATTTCCACTATTAAGTTCTTCCCATGATATATCAGCAGGAAATCTTAAGGTTATTGGTGGGATAGATAAATTATTATAACTTCCGCTCACATTTTCTATAATTACAAACTGATGATCTTTTAATCTCTCCATACCGCTTTGTAATATTAAAAAATCTTCTTTTGTAAAAAGACAACCACCAGCATTGCAATAAATATCATATTCATCTTTATATCCTATTTCAGGGAATTTTCTATTAATATCTGTAAATATATTACATTGTATTTTTTTCCATGTTGCTTCATATTCATCTGCTGTCAACCAATATTTTTTCAAATATTCTTCAGCTTTTTTAACATCTCCCCACTTTTCATCATAATTAAAGTATATTGAGTAATACTCTGATATATACTCCTTTAGTATTTCTTTATACTCTATCAATTGTTTACCCTTATTTTAAAAAGCTTCCCACCATTATTAATATGTATAGTCGCTTCTCCTGTTTTTGCGGATGTATGAAGCCCCATTCTTAAATCATCAGTTTTAAAAAATATTTCATGCCCACTTTCTTGCAAAGTTTGTCCATAGCTTTCAGCTAAATCACTGATTATCTTATTTGCGTCTCCAGTTACATTAGCTTGTTTAGTACCATTTTTCAACTTTTTCCAATCTACTCCCATATCAAGCAAATCATCTAAACTTTTTATTGAGGTACTAACAGCTTCATCGATTTTACTTCCTACTGTCTTCTTTAATAATGCTTTACTTGCCTTTGAACCTAGGTCATATAATGATTTAACAGCATCAATTATAGTAAGTTCGTCCAAATTTGGAGTTAGAGAACCATCTGCTAAATTATCATCTGATAACCAATCTAAATTATCTTTAACATCATCAGGAACTTCATTCTGACCAGGATTTTGGTTATCTGATGGTAATCCAACTTCATCTCCACCTTCTTCCTCATCAATCTGTTGTTCCGAAGAACTTCCCCCTGATGTGTCTCCATTATCTCTACCATTTGGACCACCAGTTGATCCACCACTAGGATTATTATTCTGAATTGCTTTAACTACAGAACTAACAACATCCTTAACTTTTTCCCAAGTGCTTTTTTCCTCAGTAGTTCCTGTTCCACCATCATCTGCTTTTTTTCTAGTTAAACCAGTGGGATCAATATATCTTAGCGGATTATTCGCCGTATACAAATACCAATTAGACCCATCCCTAGCCGGATCTTCCGTAATAAACCGACCAGCCTGAGCATCATACCAACGAGCATTGAAGTAATAGAACCCTAAATCATCATCATAATCCTTACCGGTATACTTAAAGTCAAAGTCATCCCTTCCTGATGGATTATCGATAACAACCTTGTCACCAAAAGGTGTGTACTCGGCACTCCAAAGCTTCTCACCTGCCTCATCAGTAATAGCTACAGAAGATCCTAAGTGGTCTATGGAATAATAAAAATAACACGGGCGGGACAAAAAGCCCAGAATGACAGGGAGGTCATACTGGGTTTGATTAACAAAACAAGTAATCTTTTAGTTCAAATCGCCGTGATGCGAGCGCAGTGATAAATCAAGTCCCTTCACAGATAAGATATCTTCTCTGGGGAGGGGCGCTCCTGGTTTGGTAGAATCAGGATGATTTGCCTTGGAGCGATGCTATTGAGGAGCATTTATCCTTTATATCGATCAATTTCAATTTTTCCAATACCTATAAAATTGATGCAAGTATCATTATATTGAGTCCCAGGATAAACATCTAATATTTCTATTATTACACCATCACTACGTATGATATCATATAATGGGATTATACAAAAATCAGAGGTATCTTTAATATTGATATCTCTGTAATTTCCACTTTCAATGTCCTGAAGTCTAATTTTCTTTATTCTATTGTTCTTTCTAAATAGGTCAGATCTAGAATAGGAGACATAACCATTTGATAGAACGATATATTTCTCAGAATAATCTTCAGTTTTTTTTACATCTATATATATTTTCTCTCCAATACCATTTCCTGGAACTCCCTCGACCCATGGTGACGGCAAAGAATTGATACCCAAATTAGTACTACTGTACTCAATTTTACCTTTTTTTGTTTCTT
This window encodes:
- a CDS encoding NADase-type glycan-binding domain-containing protein codes for the protein MKNRVLLIFSILIINFLYSEDFDGLTFVDNTFKPILQKSISFNNGELEYKIDNDGEIDKWTEPYRIDRSSGLTYILIGKNSKKWLCLFSDSYIIMYDSDSKPFFLGNNIEKNYLSDSLSFGEKYFRSTSYLSEETKKGKIEYSSTNLGINSLPSPWVEGVPGNGIGEKIYIDVKKTEDYSEKYIVLSNGYVSYSRSDLFRKNNRIKKIRLQDIESGNYRDINIKDTSDFCIIPLYDIIRSDGVIIEILDVYPGTQYNDTCINFIGIGKIEIDRYKG
- a CDS encoding RHS repeat domain-containing protein, with product MSRPCYFYYSIDHLGSSVAITDEAGEKLWSAEYTPFGDKVVIDNPSGRDDFDFKYTGKDYDDDLGFYYFNARWYDAQAGRFITEDPARDGSNWYLYTANNPLRYIDPTGLTRKKADDGGTGTTEEKSTWEKVKDVVSSVVKAIQNNNPSGGSTGGPNGRDNGDTSGGSSSEQQIDEEEGGDEVGLPSDNQNPGQNEVPDDVKDNLDWLSDDNLADGSLTPNLDELTIIDAVKSLYDLGSKASKALLKKTVGSKIDEAVSTSIKSLDDLLDMGVDWKKLKNGTKQANVTGDANKIISDLAESYGQTLQESGHEIFFKTDDLRMGLHTSAKTGEATIHINNGGKLFKIRVNN